Proteins from one Cetobacterium somerae ATCC BAA-474 genomic window:
- a CDS encoding sensor histidine kinase: MKIRKDSLLIKIIFYNDIAIFLTSILIAIVVILTSFQDMEQRIEDTTKNKMNLLMGNYKSYFGEIRNDVYKEIGKYRISEGNQQIAEMLKYNLLKEDFRNYYNSVITIISSEGELLGEYGNKGNLGTLNEDNIHILLETSSKKEFEETGYYLAQVDNKIYARVVIPYGNETTTYYLVVSIPINRDFLTSLTDGLELSSKDRVYFVTNSPDKDELQAKFFFSNRTYKEILKKDYKNYYLNKKINGLSYYVGIYNLIGYNDSYLGSFILSLSKERLTEEKLMTSIYIGILVLLIMIISSTVSSKVFRKLLMPLTQIADLADEISKGEKVDDIKVIGQGEIRTLSISFKEMVEKLNIAQEDLTIQNKELVRNIERIEAIDKLLMGMNIEQDTFKTIKKLVSGFTSEVGLGYSRAMYFRYSRENDYLIGEEVAINRSLKEESKKGFKFQLKNLKELVLFTKVPINNDNLLAKSFKEQKIIYKNDAGYKYDLGNDVLKAIGLKNFFIFPIHGAGKFSGVVVVDNYAKDIRINQEELELLNLLSMNFSIGINNKETILDTLESERVLTIEKLATRFLKLRGEVVEKLLKCVDSENPGEKIIEELTTIKPYLARIKEDNESLKIYSEEIEDKYERVSLDKIINETIADYSQKFKSENISISFFNATSGSVLGSRRKLKKVIKELIDNACNALLDKQNNRRIDIILSKRKINEKIELKIIDNGIGISSKQLEDIYEPFISYSPQTLGLGLFFVHKVIKDHGGVIKHFSEEGNSTEVKITLNAYKEEV; encoded by the coding sequence ATGAAAATAAGAAAAGATTCCTTGTTAATAAAAATAATTTTTTATAATGATATAGCAATATTTTTGACATCAATTTTAATCGCAATAGTTGTAATATTAACTTCATTCCAAGATATGGAACAAAGAATCGAAGACACTACTAAAAATAAGATGAACCTTCTTATGGGAAATTATAAATCTTATTTTGGAGAGATTAGAAATGATGTCTATAAAGAGATTGGAAAATATAGAATTAGTGAAGGGAATCAACAAATAGCAGAGATGCTAAAATATAATTTGTTAAAAGAAGATTTTAGAAATTATTATAACTCTGTAATAACTATTATCTCCTCAGAAGGAGAGCTATTGGGGGAGTATGGAAATAAGGGGAATTTAGGGACACTAAATGAAGATAATATACATATATTGCTTGAAACATCTAGTAAAAAGGAGTTTGAAGAGACTGGATATTATTTAGCTCAAGTTGATAATAAAATTTATGCGAGAGTCGTTATTCCATATGGAAATGAAACAACAACATATTATTTAGTAGTTTCAATTCCTATAAATAGAGATTTTTTAACTTCTTTAACAGATGGATTGGAATTAAGTTCAAAAGATAGAGTATATTTTGTAACTAATAGTCCAGATAAAGATGAACTTCAAGCTAAGTTTTTCTTTTCAAATAGAACATATAAAGAAATCTTAAAAAAAGATTATAAAAACTATTATTTGAATAAAAAAATCAATGGATTATCATATTATGTTGGAATTTATAATTTAATAGGTTATAATGATAGTTATTTAGGAAGTTTTATACTTTCATTATCAAAAGAAAGATTAACTGAAGAAAAGCTTATGACATCTATTTATATAGGTATTTTAGTTCTTTTAATAATGATTATAAGTTCTACAGTATCAAGTAAAGTATTTAGAAAATTATTGATGCCTCTTACACAAATAGCTGATTTAGCCGATGAAATTTCAAAGGGTGAAAAGGTTGATGATATAAAAGTTATTGGTCAAGGTGAGATTAGGACACTATCAATATCTTTTAAAGAGATGGTTGAGAAATTAAATATTGCCCAAGAAGATTTAACTATTCAAAATAAAGAGTTAGTTAGAAATATTGAAAGAATTGAAGCTATTGATAAACTTTTAATGGGTATGAATATAGAACAAGATACATTTAAAACTATAAAAAAACTTGTTTCAGGATTTACTTCAGAAGTTGGGCTTGGTTATAGTAGAGCAATGTATTTTAGATACAGTAGAGAAAATGATTATTTAATCGGAGAAGAAGTTGCTATAAATCGTAGTTTAAAAGAGGAAAGTAAAAAAGGTTTTAAATTTCAATTGAAAAATTTAAAAGAGCTAGTTTTATTTACAAAAGTTCCTATAAATAATGATAATTTATTAGCAAAATCATTTAAAGAACAAAAGATAATCTATAAAAATGATGCTGGATATAAATATGATTTAGGAAATGATGTTTTAAAAGCTATCGGATTAAAAAACTTCTTTATTTTTCCAATTCATGGAGCTGGAAAATTTTCAGGTGTAGTAGTAGTAGATAATTACGCAAAGGATATTAGAATTAATCAGGAAGAGTTAGAGTTATTAAATCTACTTTCGATGAATTTTTCTATAGGAATAAATAACAAAGAAACAATTTTAGATACTTTAGAAAGTGAAAGAGTTCTAACAATAGAAAAGTTAGCTACAAGATTTTTAAAGTTAAGAGGAGAAGTTGTTGAAAAGTTATTGAAATGTGTTGACTCAGAAAATCCTGGAGAAAAGATAATAGAGGAATTAACAACTATTAAGCCGTATTTAGCAAGAATTAAAGAGGATAATGAATCATTAAAAATTTATTCTGAAGAAATTGAAGATAAATATGAGCGAGTTAGTTTAGATAAAATAATAAATGAGACAATAGCAGACTATAGCCAAAAATTTAAAAGTGAAAATATTTCGATTTCATTTTTTAATGCTACAAGTGGAAGTGTCTTAGGTAGTAGAAGAAAATTAAAAAAAGTAATAAAAGAGCTTATAGATAATGCTTGTAATGCTCTCTTAGATAAACAAAATAATAGAAGAATAGATATAATTCTTTCTAAAAGAAAAATTAATGAAAAAATAGAGTTGAAAATTATTGATAATGGTATTGGAATATCATCTAAACAATTGGAAGATATTTACGAACCATTTATAAGTTATTCTCCTCAAACCTTAGGGTTAGGATTGTTTTTCGTCCATAAGGTGATAAAAGACCATGGTGGAGTAATAAAACATTTTTCAGAAGAGGGGAATAGTACTGAAGTAAAAATAACTTTAAATGCATATAAGGAGGAAGTCTAA
- a CDS encoding Tex family protein has translation MDTLFNRIAKEMGLKVEQVANTIKLLDEGSTVPFIARYRKEVTENLDETNILKISELITYLRNLEIRKEEVIRLIEEQGKLTDELKNQILLAEKLQMVEDLYFPYKKKRKTKADVAKEQGLEPLAEKIYQLKTLDELEKESLAFINEEVESVEKAIEGAKLIVAQNLSETLEYRERLREDMLKKAIIVAKKSKKAEELDTKQIYKDYYEYTEPVKKALSHRILALNRGENEGVLTVSLNFEEKDRESVERYLLKDFKNKELNFLHKEIVVDALDRLILPSIEREVRNILTEKAEDEAIVVFKENLKNLLMQPPLHEKNILALDPGYRTGCKVAVIDKNGFFRENTVFYLVKEMHHENQLKDAERKMKDFIKKYNIDIIVIGNGTASRETESFVAKVLKTVDSDVKYLIGNEAGASIYSASKIAVEEFPDLDVTVRGAISIGRRIQDPLAELVKIDPKSIGVGMYQHDVNQKRLDQSLTEVIELVVNNVGVNVNTASWALLSYVSGIKKSVAKNIVDYRKENGNFKNRKELLKVKGLGAKAYEQMAGFLIILDGENTLDNTIIHPESYKIAEEILSSVNLSLKEYGEDLVKAKEVLEGFDYKTFAQKNSYGYETVKDIYEALVKERRDPRDSIQKPLLKSDILNIDNLQPGMELEGTVRNVIKFGAFIDIGLKNDALLHISEISDKFIDDPSKVLSVGQIIKVKIKDIDRERERVGLTKKGL, from the coding sequence ATGGATACACTCTTTAATAGAATTGCAAAAGAAATGGGATTAAAAGTTGAACAAGTTGCAAACACGATAAAACTTTTAGATGAAGGATCAACAGTACCATTTATAGCAAGATATAGAAAAGAAGTTACTGAGAATTTAGATGAAACAAATATTTTAAAAATATCAGAATTAATAACTTACTTAAGAAACTTAGAAATAAGAAAAGAAGAGGTTATTAGATTAATCGAAGAACAAGGAAAGTTAACAGATGAGTTAAAAAATCAAATACTTTTAGCTGAAAAACTTCAGATGGTAGAAGATTTATATTTTCCTTATAAGAAAAAAAGAAAAACAAAAGCAGACGTAGCAAAAGAACAAGGATTAGAACCTTTAGCTGAAAAAATCTACCAATTAAAAACTTTAGATGAACTTGAGAAAGAAAGTTTAGCATTCATAAATGAAGAGGTAGAAAGTGTAGAAAAAGCTATTGAAGGAGCAAAATTAATTGTAGCTCAAAATCTTTCGGAGACATTAGAGTATAGAGAGAGATTAAGAGAAGATATGCTAAAAAAAGCTATTATAGTTGCCAAGAAAAGTAAAAAAGCAGAAGAGCTTGATACAAAACAGATATATAAAGATTATTATGAATATACTGAACCTGTAAAAAAAGCTTTATCTCATAGAATTTTAGCTTTAAATAGAGGAGAAAATGAGGGAGTATTAACAGTTTCTTTAAATTTTGAAGAAAAAGATAGAGAAAGTGTAGAAAGATACTTATTAAAAGATTTTAAAAATAAAGAGTTAAACTTTTTACACAAAGAAATTGTAGTTGATGCTTTAGATAGATTGATTTTACCTTCTATTGAAAGAGAAGTTAGAAATATTCTAACAGAAAAAGCAGAAGATGAGGCTATTGTAGTATTTAAAGAAAATTTAAAAAATCTTTTAATGCAACCTCCACTTCATGAAAAAAATATCTTAGCTTTGGATCCTGGTTATAGAACAGGATGTAAAGTGGCAGTTATAGATAAAAATGGATTTTTTAGAGAAAATACAGTATTTTATTTAGTAAAAGAAATGCATCATGAGAATCAGTTAAAAGATGCTGAAAGAAAAATGAAGGATTTCATAAAAAAATATAACATAGACATAATTGTTATTGGAAATGGAACTGCTTCAAGAGAGACAGAAAGTTTTGTAGCTAAAGTTTTAAAAACTGTAGATAGTGATGTGAAATACCTAATTGGAAACGAGGCAGGAGCATCAATTTATTCAGCTTCTAAAATAGCAGTTGAAGAATTTCCTGATTTAGATGTAACAGTTAGAGGAGCTATTTCAATTGGAAGAAGAATTCAAGATCCTCTAGCAGAGTTAGTTAAGATTGATCCAAAATCTATTGGAGTAGGTATGTACCAACATGATGTTAATCAAAAAAGGTTAGACCAATCTCTTACAGAAGTTATAGAGTTAGTGGTAAATAATGTTGGAGTAAATGTAAATACAGCTTCTTGGGCACTACTTTCATATGTTTCTGGAATTAAGAAAAGTGTTGCAAAAAATATAGTAGATTATAGAAAAGAGAATGGGAACTTTAAGAATAGAAAAGAGTTATTAAAAGTTAAAGGCTTAGGAGCTAAAGCTTACGAGCAAATGGCTGGTTTCTTAATTATTCTTGACGGTGAAAATACTTTAGATAATACAATAATCCACCCTGAGTCTTATAAAATTGCTGAAGAAATATTATCATCTGTTAATCTCTCTTTAAAAGAGTATGGAGAAGATTTAGTTAAAGCTAAAGAAGTTTTAGAAGGATTTGACTATAAAACATTTGCTCAGAAAAATAGTTATGGATATGAAACAGTAAAAGATATATACGAAGCACTGGTTAAAGAAAGAAGAGACCCAAGAGATAGTATTCAAAAACCACTATTAAAATCAGATATATTAAATATAGATAATCTTCAGCCAGGTATGGAGTTAGAGGGTACAGTAAGAAATGTAATTAAGTTTGGTGCTTTTATAGATATAGGATTAAAAAATGATGCATTACTTCACATCTCAGAAATATCGGATAAATTTATAGATGACCCAAGTAAAGTTCTTTCAGTTGGTCAAATAATAAAGGTTAAAATAAAAGATATAGATAGAGAGAGGGAAAGAGTAGGCTTAACTAAAAAGGGGCTTTAA